Proteins encoded together in one Planctomyces sp. SH-PL14 window:
- a CDS encoding ECF-type sigma factor produces MNPTWLHELRSGDASAIQKLWETFSERLVKLAEKNVRSISRPTTDQDDVTSSVFKSIWRGAKAGRFRDVKSSEEVWWILAAMARRKCIDHARREQALKRGGTAPVFSLNDIGPNWIETIVSREPDQKLVISMEDEYTHLMRLIDDDIVCRVVTLRIEGLTVKEIAAEMDLSVPTVERKIRYAREVWKDSLSHAPEE; encoded by the coding sequence ATGAATCCAACCTGGCTCCACGAGCTGCGAAGCGGGGACGCCTCGGCGATTCAAAAGTTGTGGGAGACCTTTTCTGAGCGTCTGGTGAAGCTGGCTGAAAAGAACGTCCGCTCCATCTCCCGACCCACCACGGACCAGGACGACGTTACGAGCAGCGTCTTCAAGAGCATCTGGAGAGGGGCCAAGGCCGGGCGGTTCCGCGACGTTAAGTCCTCCGAAGAAGTGTGGTGGATCCTGGCCGCCATGGCCCGCCGCAAGTGCATCGACCACGCCCGCCGCGAACAGGCCCTCAAGCGGGGCGGCACCGCCCCCGTGTTTTCCCTGAACGACATCGGGCCGAACTGGATCGAAACGATCGTCTCCCGCGAGCCGGACCAGAAGCTCGTGATCTCCATGGAGGACGAATACACGCACCTGATGCGGCTCATCGACGACGACATCGTCTGCCGGGTCGTGACCCTTCGAATCGAGGGACTGACCGTCAAGGAGATCGCGGCCGAGATGGACTTGTCCGTTCCGACCGTGGAGCGGAAGATCCGCTACGCCCGCGAGGTCTGGAAGGACAGCCTCTCCCATGCTCCCGAAGAATGA
- a CDS encoding serine/threonine-protein kinase: MLPKNDPANEPSPVSPFSPELKAKLDRVEGPCDEFEKLWKTGRRPQLEEFLARQASPDRDLFSGLVELDIDYRRRAGESVSFEQYRERFPAFEAVLAEQDWQGDPALSILGERYELRGEIGKGSFGEVWRAYDTTLQRLVALKCLHDDFSEKAFRILRREARAVAGLDHPSVVKVLDCGRGPKGAVIVFEYVEGISLQDWVVRTAPPRQTAPAAAASTTAGASATATVLASLTAVPPAPASNPAASAKMAPSAPAPGPEGGPALPPAIAARLVLQILEGVQHIHDRGVVHRDLKPGNILVTPDGMPKIIDFGLSKHENVLSTLTDDGKLLGTVPYMSPEQCQGKPLGPATDIYAMGVILFELLTGERPFEGGKRDELIQKIVAGPPAKFRPTDVPQDLRAICLKAIERNPARRYASAAAMAEHLRRYLDSKPLPFLMRHRELVRSAQGFARIGGIGLAVAASLFAAGVVLFPPKPDPRPMVVVETVPPGAKLSLFPMDRKAGRIFTDRAVRPAGPTPAAFRLEPGDYLIVAALEDGTGRFHEVYRHVPGPDEPAVTGFRHLKWFVEGPGRIRLPTIEIPEASVTADMARVDGTTDGEAGQGFVCGRSGTKAAPRTRVQIPDFLVDSAEVTLAQYQETLRVSPSNEPSLKQQDPGSPVCVSFEEAVARAEDLGKRLLEEAEFEFVATGRGERQFPWEDPADGREVRPYQDRLVLGGKAVSGLCSGHAEWTDMSRLDPREKAGADLILPGSFPFLRPVRGGGKLALEDPTDFSLRDRDPEYRTLVSKFEVRKGLGFRCGRSAAPRLHPEDFVRVVPESPADERLVQSGNAAP; the protein is encoded by the coding sequence ATGCTCCCGAAGAATGATCCGGCCAACGAGCCCTCTCCCGTGTCCCCCTTTTCGCCGGAGCTAAAGGCGAAGCTGGACCGCGTGGAGGGGCCCTGCGACGAGTTCGAGAAGCTCTGGAAGACGGGCCGGCGCCCGCAACTGGAGGAGTTCCTCGCCCGTCAGGCCAGCCCCGACCGCGACCTCTTCTCCGGGCTGGTCGAGCTGGATATCGACTACCGCCGTCGCGCCGGGGAATCGGTCTCCTTCGAACAGTACCGCGAGCGGTTTCCCGCGTTCGAGGCGGTCCTCGCGGAACAGGACTGGCAGGGGGATCCGGCCCTCTCGATCCTCGGCGAACGCTACGAGCTCCGCGGCGAGATCGGCAAGGGGAGCTTCGGCGAGGTCTGGAGGGCGTACGACACGACGCTCCAGCGGCTCGTCGCCCTCAAGTGCCTCCACGACGACTTTTCCGAGAAGGCGTTCCGGATCCTGCGGCGCGAAGCCCGGGCGGTGGCCGGACTCGACCATCCGAGCGTCGTCAAGGTCCTCGACTGCGGCCGCGGTCCCAAGGGGGCCGTGATCGTCTTTGAATACGTGGAAGGGATCTCGCTGCAGGACTGGGTCGTCCGGACCGCTCCACCGCGGCAGACCGCTCCCGCCGCGGCCGCCTCGACGACCGCCGGCGCTTCCGCCACGGCGACTGTTCTCGCCTCGCTCACTGCCGTTCCTCCGGCTCCCGCCTCCAACCCGGCGGCCTCCGCGAAGATGGCCCCCTCCGCGCCCGCTCCGGGGCCCGAGGGAGGCCCGGCCCTCCCCCCGGCGATCGCGGCCCGCCTGGTGCTCCAGATTCTGGAGGGGGTTCAGCACATTCACGACCGGGGCGTGGTCCACCGCGACCTCAAGCCCGGAAACATCCTCGTCACGCCGGACGGGATGCCGAAGATCATCGACTTCGGGCTGTCGAAGCACGAGAACGTCCTTTCGACCCTCACCGACGACGGGAAGCTCCTGGGGACCGTCCCCTACATGAGTCCCGAGCAGTGCCAGGGAAAGCCCCTCGGCCCCGCGACCGACATCTACGCGATGGGGGTCATCCTGTTCGAACTCCTGACCGGCGAGCGGCCGTTCGAGGGGGGGAAGCGGGATGAGCTGATCCAGAAGATCGTCGCCGGCCCCCCGGCGAAATTCCGGCCGACGGACGTGCCGCAGGACCTGCGGGCGATCTGCCTGAAGGCGATCGAGCGGAACCCGGCCCGCCGCTACGCCTCCGCGGCGGCGATGGCGGAGCACCTGCGGCGCTACCTCGATTCCAAGCCGCTCCCGTTCCTGATGCGGCACCGGGAGCTCGTCCGCTCCGCTCAGGGGTTCGCCCGGATCGGGGGGATCGGGCTGGCGGTGGCCGCCTCCCTGTTTGCCGCCGGCGTGGTTCTGTTTCCCCCGAAGCCCGATCCGCGGCCGATGGTCGTCGTGGAGACCGTCCCCCCCGGGGCGAAGCTCTCCCTGTTCCCCATGGATCGCAAGGCGGGCCGGATCTTCACGGACCGGGCCGTGCGGCCCGCGGGGCCGACCCCCGCGGCGTTTCGTCTGGAGCCGGGCGACTACCTGATTGTGGCGGCGCTGGAGGACGGCACCGGCCGGTTCCACGAGGTCTACCGGCACGTCCCCGGCCCGGACGAGCCGGCCGTGACGGGGTTCCGGCACCTGAAGTGGTTCGTTGAGGGGCCCGGTCGCATCCGGCTGCCGACGATCGAGATCCCGGAGGCCTCGGTCACGGCGGACATGGCTCGTGTGGACGGCACGACGGATGGAGAGGCGGGACAGGGATTCGTCTGCGGCCGGTCGGGGACCAAGGCCGCCCCGCGGACCCGCGTGCAGATTCCGGACTTTCTGGTCGACTCCGCGGAAGTGACGCTGGCGCAGTATCAGGAGACGCTGCGCGTGTCTCCCTCCAACGAGCCCAGCCTGAAGCAGCAGGATCCGGGCTCGCCGGTGTGCGTCTCCTTCGAGGAGGCGGTGGCCCGGGCCGAGGATCTGGGAAAGCGGCTCCTGGAGGAGGCGGAGTTCGAGTTCGTTGCGACGGGCCGCGGGGAGCGTCAGTTCCCCTGGGAGGATCCCGCCGATGGACGCGAAGTGCGGCCTTATCAGGACCGGCTGGTGCTGGGAGGAAAGGCCGTATCGGGGCTCTGCTCCGGACACGCCGAGTGGACCGACATGTCCCGCCTCGACCCGCGGGAGAAGGCCGGTGCGGACCTGATCCTGCCGGGAAGCTTTCCGTTCCTGCGACCGGTCCGCGGCGGCGGTAAGCTGGCCCTGGAGGATCCCACCGACTTCAGTCTTCGCGACCGCGATCCCGAGTATCGGACGTTGGTCAGCAAGTTTGAGGTGCGGAAGGGGCTCGGCTTCCGCTGCGGCCGCAGCGCGGCCCCGCGGCTGCATCCGGAGGACTTCGTCCGCGTCGTGCCGGAGAGTCCGGCCGACGAGCGTCTTGTTCAGTCCGGAAACGCGGCGCCCTGA
- a CDS encoding DUF1559 domain-containing protein yields MRLRSAIVDRRRGFTLIELLVSLAIIALLASLMLPSVQQAREVARRASCGNNLRQIGIALHNYEASHGTLPVGARSQRGIGPSWYVGLLPYIEEDSVFLRFDMSSPNNGLPILPPPMGSTNGAGLNGIFLDILRCPSSPLPRMNVTFSIAHQASSYVGVSGSSSDWGFPARRISGCCAIDGLVGHLSADGLLVPNAAIRWSEITDGMSNTALVAEASNYTFRANGAACRTDGSNPNSWMTGTSGVGVPPNFSGVTTAASIPACWNITTFRYAPNSRCDQPGVHENHGANNPLSSAHTGAVQMVMADGSVHVLSESVDMEILFQLGMRDDGMRLSAW; encoded by the coding sequence GTGCGTCTCAGGTCAGCCATCGTCGATCGTCGCCGCGGATTCACGCTGATTGAACTGCTGGTCTCGTTGGCCATCATTGCGCTCCTGGCCTCCTTGATGCTTCCGTCCGTACAGCAGGCTCGCGAAGTGGCGAGACGTGCCTCGTGCGGGAACAACCTCCGCCAGATCGGCATTGCCCTCCACAACTACGAGGCGAGCCACGGGACCCTCCCCGTCGGCGCGCGTTCGCAGCGGGGCATCGGCCCTTCCTGGTACGTCGGGCTCCTGCCGTACATCGAAGAGGACTCCGTCTTCCTGCGTTTTGACATGTCGTCGCCGAACAACGGCCTCCCGATCCTCCCCCCCCCGATGGGATCCACCAACGGCGCGGGACTCAACGGAATTTTCCTGGACATCCTGAGATGTCCTTCCAGCCCCCTCCCCCGGATGAACGTCACCTTTTCCATCGCGCATCAGGCCTCGTCCTACGTGGGGGTCTCGGGATCCTCGAGCGACTGGGGATTTCCCGCCCGCCGAATCTCGGGCTGCTGCGCGATCGACGGGCTGGTGGGGCACCTGTCGGCCGACGGCCTCCTCGTCCCGAACGCCGCCATCCGCTGGTCGGAGATCACGGACGGAATGTCGAACACCGCCCTCGTCGCCGAAGCGTCCAACTACACCTTCCGCGCCAACGGCGCCGCCTGCCGGACCGATGGATCGAACCCCAACAGCTGGATGACCGGCACCAGCGGCGTCGGCGTCCCCCCCAACTTCAGCGGCGTGACCACGGCCGCGTCGATCCCCGCCTGCTGGAACATCACCACCTTCCGGTATGCCCCGAACTCACGTTGCGACCAGCCCGGGGTCCATGAGAACCACGGCGCCAACAACCCTCTCTCGTCGGCCCACACCGGAGCCGTCCAGATGGTGATGGCCGATGGGTCGGTTCACGTCCTCTCCGAGTCCGTGGACATGGAAATTCTCTTTCAGCTGGGAATGCGGGACGACGGAATGCGTCTCTCGGCCTGGTGA
- a CDS encoding DUF5985 family protein: MVLAIFILSLLTSLLCGALLLRGYRSSGHRLLLWAGLCFVALGLENVVLILDMYVIAAWDLSLVRLAVPLVGLAALLYGLLWEAS, from the coding sequence GTGGTGCTGGCGATCTTCATTCTGTCGCTTCTCACCTCCCTGCTCTGCGGCGCGCTCCTGCTCCGCGGCTACCGCTCGAGCGGACACCGCCTGCTCCTCTGGGCGGGCCTATGCTTTGTGGCGCTGGGACTCGAGAACGTCGTCCTGATCCTCGACATGTACGTGATTGCCGCCTGGGACCTGAGCCTGGTCCGGCTGGCCGTTCCCCTGGTGGGGCTTGCCGCCCTGTTGTACGGGCTTCTGTGGGAAGCCTCGTAA
- a CDS encoding DUF5985 family protein gives MDMYLSGMITGLNCVVALIFMKFWVQTRDRLFLWFSIAFVALGLSRLRATIDRDHEWFLYAHMLRFAAFLTILAAIVDKNLKSRQSP, from the coding sequence ATGGACATGTACCTGTCCGGCATGATCACGGGACTCAACTGCGTGGTCGCCCTGATCTTCATGAAGTTCTGGGTCCAGACCCGGGACCGCCTGTTCCTGTGGTTCTCGATCGCCTTCGTGGCCCTCGGCCTCAGCCGGCTGCGGGCCACGATCGACCGCGACCACGAATGGTTCCTGTACGCCCACATGCTCCGCTTCGCCGCCTTCCTGACGATCCTGGCGGCGATCGTCGACAAGAACCTCAAGAGCCGGCAGTCCCCGTAA
- a CDS encoding HAMP domain-containing protein — protein sequence MNAMAGNLTAQVRNIAAVTTAVARGDLSRKITVDVKGEILELKETINTMVDQLNGFAAEVTRVAREVGTEGKLGGQARAPGVAGTWKDLTDSVNSMASNLTGQVRNIADVTTAVARGDLSRKITVDVKGEILELKNTINTMVDQLNSFASEVTRVAREVGSEGKLGGQAVVPGVGGTWKDLTDNVNSMASNLTGQVRNIADVATAIAKGDLSSKITVAAQGEILELKDTINTMVDQLNGFAAEVTRVAREVGTEGKLGGQAEVPGVAGTWKDLTDNVNSMANNLTGQVRNIADVTTAVARGDLSRKITVDVKGEILELKNTVNTMVDQLNGFASEVSRVAREVGTEGKLGGQAAVPGVAGTWKDLTDNVNSMASNLTGQVRNIADVATAVANGDLSKKITVDVKGEILELKLTINTMVDQLNAFASEVSRVAREVGTEGKLGGQAQVRGVAGTWKDLTDNVNSMASNLTGQVRNIADVATAIAKGDLSKKITVDVKGEILELKNTVNTMVDQLNAFASEVSRVAREVGTEGKLGGQAAVEGVAGTWKDLTDNVNSMASNLTGQVRNIADVTTAVARGDLSRKITVDVRGEILELKNTINTMVDQLNAFASEVSRVAREVGTEGKLGGQAQVPGVAGTWKDLTDNVNSMASNLTSQVRNIAEVTIAVANGDLSKKITVDVRGEILALKETINTMVDQLRSFASEVTRVAREVGTDGKLGGQAQVPGVAGTWKDLTDSVNSMASNLTDQVRNIADVTTAVARGDLSRKITVDVKGEILQLKETVNTMVDQLSAFASEVTRVAREVGTEGKLGGQAQVLGVAGTWKDLTDNVNSMASNLTGQVRNIADVTIAVANGDLSKKITVDVRGEILQLKETINTMVEQLRSFASEVTRVAREVGTEGRLGVQAVVPGVGGTWKDLTDSVNTMGSNLTAQVRNIAEVTTAVARGDLSRKITVDVKGEILELKNTINTMVDQLNAFASEVTRVAREVGTEGKLGGQAQVSGVAGTWKDLTDNVNFMASNLTDQVRGIVKVVTAVADGNLRQKLTVQAKGEVAALGETINNMTDTLATFSEQVISVAREVGVEGRLGGQANVPGVSGTWRDLTDNVNLLAGNLTTQVRAIAEVATAVTKGDLTRSIQVATRGEVAELKDNINTMIANLRETTERNKEQDWLKTNVARFTSMLQGQRDLVTVGKMLLAELVPLVNAQQGAIYQMADSDFDVPTLKLLAAYARTMHQKDRIGIGEGLVGQCASGKQRIHLTDVPRDYILVQSSLGETPPSSIVVLPLLFEGHVKAVIELASIHPFTATNLTFLEQLTQSIGVVLNTIEATMRTEGLLTQSQQLTVELQSRQSELQQTNEELGTKAKLLAEQNEEVERKNREVEQARRALEEQAAELALTSKYKSEFLANMSHELRTPLNSILILSQQLADNAPGNLSPRQIEFARNVNSSGTDLLHLINDILDLSKIESGTVTVESEEISFSALRDTIERNFRHVAENKNLPFEVRFSPNLPPFLSSDPKRLQQILKNLLSNAVKFTTHGHVHVRAELARTGFSPDHPILSKADQVIAFAVEDTGIGVPLEKQRLIFEAFQQADAGTARKYGGTGLGLAISRELASLLGGEIRLTSVAGQGSTFTLYLPVRYAGPTGAGAAAPDRSSPVALPQSVVPVHAVAAEEPILDDRDEITEGDSALLIIEDDPHYARILLGLARDSGFKGIVALRGAVGLTLARRYRPTAISLDIFLPDMLGWTVLNTLKSDPSLRHIPVQIITMEEERQHGLAHGAFSYVVKSPTTDSLEAAFDRLKVFTSPRAKRLLIVEDNQIERDSIVALLEHDDIELSAVSTGREAYKALLDRPFDCMVLDLRLPDMTGFDLLEKVHADRHLQEIPVVVFTGKELTDAEQTRLRTMAKSIILKDVQSPERLLDETALFLHRVISDLPIEKQRMLERLHRSNEALRRRKVLVVDDDARNIFALTTVLEGQEMEVLTATNGRQAIELIQKTPDLSIVLMDIMMPEMDGYETMQRIRDDARFRTLPILALTAKAMKGDREKCLDAGASDYIAKPVNTDQLLSLMRVWLFR from the coding sequence GTGAACGCCATGGCGGGGAATCTGACGGCCCAGGTCCGGAACATCGCGGCGGTGACGACCGCCGTGGCCCGCGGCGACCTGTCGCGGAAGATCACCGTCGACGTGAAGGGGGAGATTCTCGAATTGAAGGAGACCATCAACACGATGGTCGACCAGCTCAACGGCTTCGCGGCGGAAGTGACCCGCGTGGCCCGCGAGGTCGGGACCGAGGGGAAACTCGGCGGTCAGGCGCGGGCTCCCGGTGTGGCGGGAACGTGGAAGGACCTCACCGACTCCGTGAACTCGATGGCCTCGAACCTGACCGGCCAGGTGCGAAACATCGCCGACGTCACGACCGCCGTGGCGCGGGGAGACCTCTCCCGCAAGATCACCGTCGACGTGAAGGGGGAGATCCTGGAGCTGAAAAACACCATCAACACGATGGTCGACCAGCTCAACAGCTTTGCCTCGGAAGTGACCCGCGTGGCCCGCGAAGTCGGGTCGGAAGGGAAGCTCGGCGGTCAGGCGGTGGTCCCCGGGGTCGGCGGGACGTGGAAGGACCTGACGGACAACGTGAACTCGATGGCCTCGAACCTGACGGGCCAGGTGCGGAACATCGCCGACGTCGCGACCGCCATCGCCAAGGGGGACCTGTCGTCCAAGATCACCGTGGCGGCCCAGGGGGAGATCCTCGAGTTGAAGGACACGATCAACACGATGGTCGACCAGCTCAACGGGTTTGCGGCGGAAGTGACCCGCGTGGCCCGCGAAGTGGGGACCGAAGGGAAGCTGGGCGGGCAGGCGGAAGTCCCCGGGGTGGCGGGGACGTGGAAGGACCTGACCGACAACGTGAACTCGATGGCGAACAACCTGACCGGTCAGGTGCGGAATATCGCCGACGTCACGACCGCCGTGGCCCGCGGCGACTTGTCGCGGAAGATCACCGTCGACGTGAAGGGGGAAATTCTGGAGCTGAAGAACACCGTCAACACGATGGTGGACCAGCTGAACGGCTTCGCGTCGGAAGTCTCCCGCGTGGCCCGCGAAGTCGGGACCGAAGGGAAGCTCGGGGGGCAGGCGGCGGTCCCCGGGGTGGCAGGGACGTGGAAGGACCTGACGGACAACGTGAACTCGATGGCGTCGAACCTGACCGGTCAGGTGCGGAACATTGCCGACGTCGCGACCGCCGTGGCGAACGGAGACCTTTCGAAGAAGATCACCGTCGACGTGAAGGGGGAAATCCTCGAGCTGAAGCTGACGATCAACACGATGGTGGACCAGCTCAACGCCTTCGCCTCGGAAGTCTCCCGCGTGGCCCGCGAAGTCGGGACCGAAGGGAAGCTCGGGGGCCAGGCCCAGGTCCGCGGCGTGGCGGGGACGTGGAAGGACCTGACGGACAACGTGAACTCGATGGCGTCGAACCTGACGGGCCAGGTGCGGAACATCGCCGACGTCGCGACCGCCATCGCCAAGGGGGACCTGTCGAAGAAGATCACCGTCGACGTGAAGGGGGAAATTCTGGAGCTGAAGAACACCGTCAACACGATGGTGGACCAGCTCAACGCCTTTGCCTCGGAAGTCTCCCGCGTGGCCCGTGAAGTCGGGACCGAAGGCAAGCTCGGCGGTCAGGCGGCGGTCGAAGGGGTCGCCGGGACGTGGAAGGACCTGACGGACAATGTGAACTCGATGGCCTCGAACCTGACCGGTCAGGTCCGGAACATCGCCGACGTCACGACCGCCGTGGCCCGCGGCGACTTGTCCCGCAAGATCACCGTCGACGTCCGCGGGGAAATTCTGGAGCTGAAGAACACCATCAACACGATGGTGGACCAGCTCAACGCCTTCGCGTCCGAAGTGTCGCGCGTCGCCCGTGAAGTCGGGACCGAGGGGAAGCTCGGGGGCCAGGCGCAGGTGCCGGGTGTCGCCGGAACGTGGAAGGACCTGACGGACAACGTGAACTCGATGGCGTCGAACCTGACGAGCCAGGTCCGGAACATCGCGGAAGTGACGATCGCCGTGGCGAACGGGGACCTCTCGAAGAAGATCACCGTCGACGTCCGCGGCGAAATCCTGGCCCTCAAAGAGACCATCAACACGATGGTCGACCAGCTCCGCTCGTTCGCCTCGGAAGTGACCCGCGTCGCCCGCGAGGTGGGGACCGACGGCAAGCTCGGCGGTCAGGCCCAGGTGCCCGGTGTGGCGGGGACGTGGAAGGACCTGACCGACTCCGTGAACTCGATGGCCTCCAACCTGACCGACCAGGTGCGGAACATCGCCGACGTGACGACCGCCGTCGCCCGGGGGGACCTCTCCCGGAAGATCACCGTCGACGTGAAGGGGGAAATCCTCCAGCTCAAAGAGACCGTCAACACGATGGTGGACCAGCTCTCCGCCTTCGCCTCGGAAGTGACCCGCGTGGCCCGCGAAGTCGGAACCGAAGGGAAGCTCGGGGGCCAGGCGCAGGTGCTCGGGGTCGCCGGGACGTGGAAGGACCTGACGGACAACGTGAACTCGATGGCGTCGAACCTGACGGGGCAGGTTCGAAACATCGCCGACGTCACGATTGCCGTGGCGAACGGAGACCTGTCGAAGAAGATCACCGTCGACGTTCGCGGGGAAATCCTCCAGTTGAAGGAGACCATCAACACGATGGTCGAGCAGCTCCGCTCGTTCGCGTCGGAAGTGACCCGCGTCGCCCGCGAGGTGGGGACCGAGGGACGGCTCGGGGTGCAGGCGGTCGTCCCCGGCGTCGGGGGGACGTGGAAGGACCTGACCGACTCCGTCAACACGATGGGCTCGAACCTGACGGCCCAGGTGCGGAACATCGCGGAAGTGACGACCGCCGTGGCCCGCGGGGACCTCTCGCGGAAGATCACCGTCGACGTGAAGGGGGAAATCCTGGAGCTCAAGAACACCATCAACACGATGGTGGACCAGCTCAACGCCTTCGCGTCGGAAGTGACCCGCGTGGCCCGCGAGGTGGGGACGGAAGGGAAGCTCGGCGGTCAGGCGCAGGTGTCGGGAGTCGCCGGGACCTGGAAGGACCTGACGGACAACGTGAACTTCATGGCCTCGAACCTGACCGACCAGGTCCGCGGGATCGTGAAGGTCGTGACCGCCGTGGCGGACGGGAACCTGCGGCAGAAGCTGACCGTGCAGGCCAAGGGAGAAGTGGCGGCCCTCGGTGAGACGATCAATAACATGACCGACACGCTCGCCACGTTCTCCGAGCAGGTCATCAGCGTGGCCCGCGAGGTGGGGGTCGAAGGGCGGCTCGGCGGGCAGGCGAACGTCCCCGGCGTGTCGGGAACGTGGCGCGACCTGACGGACAACGTGAACCTCCTGGCGGGGAACCTGACGACGCAGGTCCGGGCCATCGCCGAGGTGGCGACCGCGGTCACCAAGGGGGACCTGACCCGCTCGATCCAGGTGGCGACCCGCGGGGAAGTGGCCGAGCTCAAAGACAACATCAACACGATGATCGCCAACCTCCGCGAGACGACCGAGCGGAACAAGGAGCAGGACTGGCTGAAGACGAACGTGGCCCGCTTCACCAGCATGCTCCAGGGGCAGCGGGACCTCGTGACCGTCGGCAAGATGTTGCTCGCGGAACTGGTCCCGCTCGTGAACGCCCAGCAGGGGGCGATCTACCAGATGGCGGACTCCGACTTCGACGTCCCGACGCTGAAGCTCCTGGCGGCCTATGCCCGGACCATGCACCAGAAGGACCGGATCGGGATCGGGGAAGGGCTGGTCGGCCAGTGCGCCTCCGGCAAGCAGCGGATCCACCTCACCGACGTGCCGCGGGACTACATCCTGGTCCAGTCGAGCCTCGGAGAGACGCCGCCGTCGAGCATCGTCGTGTTGCCGCTCCTCTTCGAAGGGCACGTCAAGGCGGTGATTGAGCTCGCCTCGATCCATCCCTTCACCGCGACGAACCTGACCTTCCTGGAGCAGCTCACGCAGAGCATCGGGGTCGTGCTCAACACCATTGAGGCGACGATGCGGACCGAAGGGCTCCTGACGCAGTCGCAGCAGCTCACGGTCGAGCTCCAGTCGCGGCAGAGCGAGCTCCAGCAGACGAACGAGGAGCTGGGGACCAAGGCCAAGCTGCTCGCCGAGCAGAACGAGGAAGTGGAACGGAAGAACCGCGAAGTGGAGCAGGCCCGCCGGGCCCTCGAAGAGCAGGCCGCGGAGCTGGCCCTCACCTCCAAGTACAAGTCCGAGTTCCTGGCGAACATGTCGCACGAGCTCCGGACGCCGCTGAACTCGATCCTGATCCTCAGCCAGCAGCTCGCCGACAACGCCCCCGGCAACCTCTCGCCGCGGCAGATCGAGTTCGCCCGCAACGTGAACTCGTCGGGGACGGACCTGCTGCACCTCATCAACGACATCCTCGACCTGTCGAAGATCGAGTCCGGGACCGTCACCGTCGAGTCCGAGGAGATCTCGTTCAGCGCCCTGCGGGACACGATCGAGCGGAACTTCCGGCACGTCGCCGAGAACAAGAACCTCCCGTTCGAGGTCCGGTTCTCTCCCAACCTTCCGCCGTTCCTCTCGAGCGACCCCAAGCGGCTGCAGCAGATCCTCAAGAACCTGCTCTCGAACGCGGTGAAGTTCACGACGCACGGGCACGTGCACGTCCGGGCGGAGCTGGCCCGGACCGGCTTCTCGCCGGACCATCCGATTCTTTCCAAGGCGGACCAGGTGATCGCGTTCGCGGTCGAGGACACCGGCATCGGGGTCCCGCTCGAGAAGCAGCGGCTGATCTTCGAGGCGTTCCAGCAGGCGGACGCCGGGACCGCCCGCAAGTACGGGGGGACCGGGCTGGGGCTGGCGATCAGCCGCGAGCTGGCCAGCCTGCTGGGGGGCGAGATCCGGCTGACGAGCGTCGCGGGGCAGGGGAGCACCTTCACGCTCTATCTGCCGGTGCGATACGCCGGCCCGACCGGGGCCGGAGCTGCCGCGCCCGACCGGAGCAGCCCCGTGGCGCTCCCGCAGTCGGTCGTTCCGGTCCACGCGGTCGCCGCCGAGGAGCCGATCCTCGACGACCGGGACGAGATCACCGAAGGGGACTCGGCGCTCCTGATCATCGAGGACGACCCGCATTACGCCCGGATCCTGCTGGGGCTGGCTCGCGACAGCGGGTTCAAGGGGATCGTGGCCCTGCGGGGGGCGGTCGGGCTGACGCTGGCCCGCCGCTACCGGCCGACCGCGATCTCGCTCGACATCTTCCTCCCCGACATGCTGGGCTGGACGGTCCTCAATACCCTCAAGTCCGATCCGTCGCTGCGGCACATCCCGGTGCAGATCATCACCATGGAGGAAGAGCGGCAGCACGGGCTGGCGCACGGGGCGTTCTCGTACGTCGTCAAGTCCCCCACGACCGACAGCCTGGAAGCGGCCTTCGACCGGCTCAAGGTCTTCACCTCGCCGCGGGCCAAGCGGCTCCTGATCGTGGAGGACAACCAGATCGAGCGGGACTCCATCGTGGCCCTCCTGGAGCACGACGACATCGAGCTCTCGGCGGTCTCGACCGGCCGCGAGGCCTACAAGGCGCTCCTCGACCGGCCGTTCGACTGCATGGTCCTCGACCTGCGGCTGCCGGACATGACCGGCTTCGATCTCCTGGAGAAGGTCCACGCCGACCGGCACCTGCAGGAGATCCCCGTGGTGGTCTTCACCGGCAAGGAGCTGACGGATGCGGAGCAGACCCGCCTGCGGACGATGGCCAAGAGCATCATCCTGAAAGACGTGCAGTCCCCCGAGCGCCTCCTGGACGAGACCGCCCTCTTCCTGCACCGCGTGATCTCCGACCTGCCGATCGAGAAGCAGCGGATGCTGGAGCGGCTGCACCGCTCGAACGAGGCGCTCCGTCGCCGGAAGGTGCTGGTCGTCGACGACGACGCCCGGAACATTTTTGCCCTGACGACGGTGCTCGAAGGGCAGGAGATGGAGGTCCTCACGGCCACGAACGGACGTCAGGCGATCGAGCTGATTCAGAAGACGCCGGACCTGAGCATCGTGCTCATGGACATTATGATGCCGGAGATGGACGGGTACGAGACGATGCAGCGGATCCGGGACGACGCGCGGTTCCGGACTCTCCCGATCCTGGCGCTGACGGCCAAGGCCATGAAGGGGGACCGGGAGAAGTGTCTCGACGCCGGGGCGTCGGACTACATCGCCAAGCCGGTCAACACGGACCAGCTCCTCTCGCTGATGCGGGTGTGGCTGTTCCGGTAA